One stretch of Symbiobacterium terraclitae DNA includes these proteins:
- a CDS encoding M56 family metallopeptidase, translating to MADAWLMAAWLFIISLFLLDTHLTLRIISQHLDPAARLGWASVLLLVPIVTLVLSPAGGWAALAVAGVALLRLAFHIVGCRTMMAGLVPAPADAAARIRRLAAEFGVHRPLTVLFDPSDQMEPATTGLLRPVLITTPSVLALPEAEFRAVIAHELAHVVRRDPLRIWACGVARTLLGWHPLARMAADLFALEVEMAADQQAARWTGDRRRYALALGRWGLRQAGRAALAGAVLAGASSQLVHRITCLTDEDDPAPHLRAPAWLVVGRSRRRWPGRLGWYHLPMGAAYTLLYLAVTRLA from the coding sequence ATGGCAGACGCGTGGCTCATGGCGGCCTGGCTTTTCATCATCAGCCTGTTTCTGCTCGACACGCACCTCACGCTCCGGATCATCAGCCAGCACCTGGACCCTGCCGCGCGGCTGGGGTGGGCATCGGTCCTCCTGCTGGTTCCGATCGTCACGCTCGTGCTGTCGCCGGCGGGGGGCTGGGCGGCCCTGGCGGTCGCCGGCGTGGCCCTGCTGCGCCTGGCGTTCCACATTGTGGGCTGCCGCACCATGATGGCCGGGCTGGTGCCCGCGCCTGCGGACGCGGCGGCCCGCATCCGCCGCCTGGCAGCCGAGTTCGGGGTGCACCGCCCGCTGACGGTGCTGTTCGACCCCAGCGACCAGATGGAGCCCGCCACCACGGGGCTGCTGCGGCCCGTCCTCATCACCACGCCATCCGTGCTGGCGCTGCCGGAGGCGGAGTTCCGGGCGGTCATCGCCCACGAGCTGGCCCATGTGGTGAGGCGCGACCCCCTGCGGATCTGGGCCTGCGGCGTCGCCCGCACGCTCCTTGGCTGGCATCCGCTGGCACGCATGGCCGCCGACCTGTTCGCCCTCGAGGTGGAGATGGCGGCCGATCAGCAGGCCGCGCGCTGGACGGGCGACCGCCGCCGTTACGCCCTCGCCCTGGGCCGCTGGGGACTCCGGCAGGCCGGGCGGGCGGCCTTGGCGGGGGCGGTGCTGGCCGGAGCGTCGTCCCAGCTCGTGCACCGCATCACCTGCCTGACGGACGAGGATGATCCGGCGCCGCACCTCCGTGCACCGGCGTGGTTGGTTGTCGGCCGCTCCCGGAGGCGCTGGCCGGGCAGGCTGGGCTGGTATCACCTTCCAATGGGCGCCGCTTATACCCTGCTGTATCTTGCGGTGACCCGCCTCGCCTGA
- a CDS encoding BlaI/MecI/CopY family transcriptional regulator, with amino-acid sequence MSDATGFDLGPLEADVMRLVWEKGEVQVDDVHQALLADREIAYTTVMTVMTRLTRKGLLTRRKHGRAYLYRAARRREEMAESTLHEWSQRFFGGRVLPAVSFLLGRDRLTPDEIAELRRLLERLEEGEER; translated from the coding sequence ATGTCTGACGCCACGGGGTTCGACCTGGGCCCGCTGGAAGCCGACGTGATGCGGCTGGTCTGGGAGAAGGGAGAGGTGCAGGTGGATGACGTCCACCAGGCGCTGCTCGCCGACCGGGAGATCGCCTACACCACGGTCATGACCGTGATGACCCGCCTGACGCGCAAGGGGCTGCTCACCCGGCGCAAGCACGGCAGGGCGTACCTCTACCGGGCCGCCAGGCGGCGGGAGGAGATGGCGGAGTCCACCCTGCATGAGTGGTCGCAGCGATTCTTCGGCGGGCGCGTGCTGCCCGCGGTCAGCTTCCTGCTGGGCCGCGACAGGCTCACGCCAGATGAGATCGCCGAGCTGCGCCGGCTGCTCGAGCGGCTGGAGGAAGGGGAGGAGCGGTGA
- a CDS encoding ABC transporter ATP-binding protein yields MERFTYTRTGQALKNRLFGLMLLAAVDLVSWVIPVAVLPKPWGPLIGLGGLAVTGLVYWFVAAPLRTAHVLNGERLLLQMGRHRLALRREDICGAAPWKAPLPRGVEASGISYRTDTDTLYVLADRRRLVALTLARPYETKVPDRGLCQFTRVVLSLDEPDRFCAALAAPQVPGREPREPTPVPSATAAAVPSATATEARESSGYRTSGPSPGVSTTEDPSTPPEAPPVTAGPNPEVPDRATHAAPTPAGLQRPTPPLTGVTPPAAVPAAAPRAAHECHREEALCPIGMVKRNDDEALRLVGLVKRYGDFTAVAGIDLSVRRGEVLAFLGSNGAGKSTTIRMATGLLRPTAGRVLVEGRDLWAEGGPVRRLLGYVPDVPLLHESLTAREFLWMMAGLYGLPETEGRRRAEELLAQVGLTRWGDHQIRSFSLGMKRKMAIAAALVHRPRVLLLDEVTNGLDPRAAREVKDFIKAAAREGVAVLLTTHVLEVAEELAHRIAIIHAGELRAVGDLEALRAKAGLPAAGLEELFLALTADREVGVPA; encoded by the coding sequence ATGGAGCGGTTCACGTATACCCGGACCGGCCAGGCCCTCAAGAACCGCCTGTTCGGGCTGATGCTGCTGGCCGCGGTGGACCTCGTGTCGTGGGTGATCCCGGTTGCGGTTCTGCCGAAGCCGTGGGGTCCCTTGATCGGGCTGGGCGGGCTGGCGGTCACCGGCCTGGTCTACTGGTTCGTTGCGGCCCCTCTGCGCACAGCCCACGTGCTGAACGGTGAGCGGCTGCTGCTGCAGATGGGGCGGCACCGCCTGGCGCTGCGGCGGGAGGACATCTGCGGGGCGGCGCCCTGGAAGGCGCCGCTGCCCAGAGGTGTGGAGGCCTCGGGCATCAGCTACCGCACGGACACCGACACGCTCTACGTGCTGGCCGACCGCCGCCGTCTGGTGGCGCTCACCCTGGCTCGTCCCTACGAGACGAAGGTCCCGGACCGGGGACTCTGCCAGTTCACCCGGGTGGTGCTGAGCCTCGACGAACCCGACCGCTTCTGCGCCGCGCTGGCCGCGCCGCAGGTTCCGGGACGTGAACCCCGGGAACCGACCCCAGTCCCGTCCGCCACGGCGGCAGCGGTCCCGTCGGCCACGGCCACAGAGGCCCGCGAATCGTCGGGTTACCGAACGTCTGGACCTTCGCCCGGTGTCTCAACAACAGAAGATCCGTCGACGCCGCCCGAGGCGCCACCGGTGACCGCGGGGCCGAACCCGGAGGTCCCGGACCGCGCGACGCACGCCGCTCCAACGCCCGCAGGACTGCAACGCCCAACGCCACCCCTGACCGGCGTAACACCACCGGCTGCGGTACCGGCTGCCGCGCCTCGTGCCGCCCACGAATGCCACCGCGAGGAAGCGCTGTGCCCCATCGGAATGGTGAAGCGCAACGACGACGAGGCCCTGCGCCTTGTCGGGTTGGTGAAGCGCTACGGCGACTTCACTGCCGTGGCCGGCATCGACCTCTCGGTGCGCCGCGGCGAGGTGCTGGCCTTCCTCGGCTCCAACGGGGCCGGCAAGTCCACGACGATCCGCATGGCCACGGGCCTCCTGCGGCCGACCGCCGGCCGGGTGCTGGTGGAGGGGCGGGACCTCTGGGCCGAGGGAGGCCCGGTCCGCCGGCTGTTGGGCTACGTGCCCGACGTGCCGCTGCTGCACGAGTCCCTCACCGCCCGTGAGTTCCTCTGGATGATGGCCGGGCTCTACGGCCTGCCGGAGACAGAGGGGCGGCGGCGGGCGGAGGAGCTGCTGGCCCAGGTGGGGCTGACGCGCTGGGGCGACCACCAGATCAGATCCTTCTCCCTGGGCATGAAGCGCAAGATGGCCATCGCGGCGGCCCTGGTGCACCGGCCCCGGGTGCTGCTGCTGGACGAGGTGACCAACGGGCTCGACCCGCGGGCCGCCCGCGAGGTGAAGGACTTCATCAAGGCGGCGGCCCGGGAGGGCGTGGCAGTGCTCCTCACCACGCACGTCCTCGAGGTGGCCGAGGAGCTGGCGCACCGCATCGCCATCATCCATGCCGGGGAGCTCCGGGCCGTCGGCGACCTGGAAGCGCTGCGGGCCAAGGCGGGGCTGCCCGCGGCGGGCCTGGAGGAACTCTTCCTGGCGCTCACCGCAGACCGGGAAGTGGGGGTGCCGGCATGA